acacacgaGGGAGGAAGGAGGGAGTAGGGTAacgtggagagagagagagcgaccAGAAAGATCTGGAAATtctatgtttatattttgtctgCTAGCAAAAACTTATATAGACATGCCTCAGAATATAGACATGCCTCAGAAATAAATCCATTTtgtaaaaaaggagaaaaaaaacatctgtccaAAAAAAGCAGCACATGATAATGGATTTCAGGAAACGAATGTTACATCcgaaatgtttaaatgaatgttaaaCATGAAATGATCGACTTTTCAACATGCGGTCAGTTTTTCCTTCATGTTATCAACTGCCATTTTTAACTATCGTACAAAACTCTAGCAACCCCTGAGGTATACCTCAGCCAACAAACGTTGCCTTGAATTGAAGTTCATTTGTacagcgctttttttttttttttctttgatacaCTGCCTGAAGATCCCCAATGAGCAAGCCTTCTGGTAGCACTGGAACTGTATCTGGGGCAACATAATGGGGAAGCTGAACATGCTTGGAGGAGAGCACTAATTGAACTGAATATACAGCAACCAGGATGAGGACCAGCTCTTTCCTTTAGGTATAGACAGCTAGAACAAATTTCAAATCGCCGTCTTTACTTGCACCActgaagagctttttttttccaggggaaaaaaaaccactaTATAAACATAGACATTATTATTTACTCATATATTTTGTATGTTACCTGCTTCCGCATTGTTCGGTACAGGAGACGGACTCTTTTCCTCTCTGGAAATGCTCATCTCAGTCATCTGTTGTGTGACAGGCAGGGAGGCTGCGGCGGACATGCCTCTGAGGAAACAGCACAGTATTTTCCGCTGACTTgcgatacatacacacaaccacatGCACAGCTGCTGGCAAAGGCTCAAAGCACCTGACCATAACATGAGGCTTCTTGTAGACAGAGGCCTCGAAgcctacactatacacacacagaaggaagtactcaaaaaaaaaattaagaaatgtaaacaCCCAAAACACAGAATGCAGAACTCACACAAGTGAAGAGACACGATTATCAGGAGAAAAGACCGACAGATTGGTCTTCTTTTGCCACATAAATCGTATTTTCTCCGTTCACTAACGTGTCTCAACAAATTACTCATATGGTCTTGGTCTTTCGttgtggttaaggcactgggttactgatcggaaggttggagGTTCAATACCCAGTGTTACCAacttgccactcttgggcccttgagcaaggcccttaaccatctgtgCCCCAAAGGCACTGTATCATAGCATTTGTTAATAATTGGCTGAattgtggaaatgttttctaAAGTGCCGCAGTATGCGAATTTGGATAGTGCAACCCagacaataaataatacaaatatctaGAGACATTTTCTCCAGAACGTTCTTGTTATTTGTTTGCACGACCCCCTGGTTTTAtaggtttcttccttttatataaaaatgttaaaaactcaCTCTGACGTCGATTCTGCGCAGGTCTCTGCTTTGCTTAGGCTGCTTTCTAGTCTCTGCATGGCAGACGTCTCCGATGAAGGACTGCCAGCTGCTcgggaaaaagaaaagtgcgTGGCGCTATAACATCGGTAAATGTTCAACAATCATCCCGAGGCACTCAAAACACAAATTggcaaaattgtatttaaagaaACCATtagccctcttccacatacttTACATGTAGACAAATTTTGTGgacctttttaaacatcctattccacatttagtcccaatctgctgtgtagattttggagtgtggcgatttgtgctctttcgcatactaggtactgatgtaggtgatgtgagaaggcctggggtgcagtcagtgtttcgaTTGGTCcaagccacatatggctggaaacgtCAGGTGTCTTTTGTCCAGATAGTTTAGATTGGCTCACAGACATGTGATCATTTAGTATCACTGTGATGGACAAGGGGAAAGAGAGATCAGACAGTCCCTTCTACGTCAAGTCTCTCACAGACATCCTTAACACATATTTCAATCTATCAACCAAGAATGGAAAACCATGCCAATCCTGGTACTTTGAACCTGCTAAGGATTTTGTTACTGACCATTTGTTGGCACAGATGTCAGATTGGAAATGTTAtccatttgaaaagaaaaataaggctTTGCCACAAGACTTACCCAGAGGGCTCACTGGGCTACGATCGCTGCTCTGCTGTCGACTCAGGTGTTCCTTGTAGCACACCGAGCACATGCCATTAGTCCGGGGGTTGCCATAGAAACCGCAGCCCATAGTGCACAGGATGGGAACCGGGCTCTGATTGGTCTCCTGGGCCATTGTGTCTGTTGAAACAtttcttgtgttaatatatTGCTCTGGTATGGTGAGAGGAATAAAATCGATTGGATAATGCTATAATAGGAAAATATTCAACTTCATATGAGTAACAACCTGTGAAGCTGCAAACAATACCCCAGCAGTGATTCATTACCTGTAACAGCACACCCGTGTGTTTAATTCTCTATTTTAACCCTATACGATAGATTTCTTGCCCAAATCttactgaaataaaaacctAGTGGTGGGTATAAACCCAAAGTAAAATGCATGTGGTATCAATTTTAAACTTTCAGGAAAATACTTGGTTTAGTGATGAATATACAGCACCTTAAAAAAGAAGgtttcatagtttttttttccacttttggTACTAATTAATTCAAGATCGACTGATTCCTCCAAACATTTGCATGAATGTTTCCCTGAGGTGACTAAGAGCTGTCCAATCACTGCGTTTCTGTAAACATGTTGGTAATTAGGACACGTTTGTTTTGCTCCAGCCCATCTGACAACCACATCCTTTATCATGCACTTTGCAATCTAGGTCCCATTTTTGCTGTGTAACTCAAGTTTTTTGAAACATTAGTAATAATAGGTTACttcctgttatcatttattCTGATCTGCTTCATTTCCTATAGTAAATATAACTGACAAATACAAATTGTTACAAAtagtacatttattattaatcatattaCGTTAGTCCACATGTTTCTGCGAGTGAGTTGTTATTACAGAAATTATAGTTTGATAGCATATGCAGCAAGATGAACATATGATTTAAATAACTACTAACACTACAGTTcaaacttctgaccaatcagattcaggAATTCATGGTGGTACAACTATCTTTCTATTCTGAGAAAACTCCATTCCATCTTCAGAAAAGCCAAGCAACAAATCAAACCACTTTTTTAGACGTTAATGATTGTCTTGAACTTAATCCAGCTCTCCAGCTCACATAACAGCTGCTTTTATACAAATTCAGTGATCACTGCTCACAAAGactgccccaatcactaatcaccactgttccctgTAACTAATCACTAATTAACCCTGTCCCCAAGACTAATCATTGATAATCACTGTCCCAAAGGACAAATTACTACTCACTAATGTTCCATCCCTGACCAACCACTAATCACCAGTGTCCCCATGACCAGTCAATGATCACCAATGTCCACCAggactaatcaccactgttccccaTAACTAATCATTGATTACTACTGTTCCCAATGACCAACAAATTCTCACCACTGTCCCCATttgactaatcactgatcacccaTTCCTGTGACTAATCTATAATCACCACCCTTTGTCCCACCCCAAACTCTTTTGTTTTGTGAGAACACCTAATACAACGAGCATCTAAATCCACTTACAGTGACTATTTCTTCCTCAACCCCTttcttaattaaatgtttttctattcCACCATGATCTATTCTACATTACATAACATTCATATTACTCCCCTCACTTTATAATTTCATACGTCAACGACCAGGACTGAAAAGTGGACAAAAAACCATTATGTAACGTCACCTGGCGACTACCAGAACTCCTGATTAGgagttttagtaaaaaaaataaaaaattagtaTCGTGACTACCATGGGGGTCACGTTTTCGGTGGTCTCTCCACCCCCCGTCACGAAATGGTGCTTCTGAGGAGGCGATAACGGGGGGGCGCAACTGAAGTAACAAGAGTCGTGTTACACCAGTATCTATAATCgtgagtttttttgtttgaggGGAATTTCACATTTGTTATGGTTGAAGGTCTCGCGCACGGTCAACCGTTACGATTTGAAATGTAAAGTGTTCACGCGAGAGCTTATATTCCGTACACGcgcacaatatatatataaatacacctCTCGCTCTGTTCAGCCTGTCAGAATGATTCAGAAATTCGCCTGAAGTGATTGTTACCACCACCTTTACGGCGTTTATATCGAAATAGTTCAACATTTACACAGCGACTAACCCCCACAACAGCGATTATTCATCTCTGACCAGATAAAACTGGAAAAAGAGGGGGGTAAGCTAACGAGGCTAACGctttggctgttttttttcaccaggttttGCTTAGCAACTCGGTAAGGAGAGACCTCACTCGTTTACTAAAGAAAAAAGTGGACTGAAAATAAGCAAGACGACATATACATGAGTTAGTTTGTATTAGTTAATTAAAAACAGTatctttttgtgtgtttccCCCTGTCCTTTGTCCTTTAAAGCAGTACTTCCTTTTCACTTCAGACTGTAATTAAGGAAGCTAGTCTGGTACTAGCgtcgaaaaaaaaacaaccccagCTAGCTAAAAAggttttcctccttttttttggtCACAAAGAAAGCTTTTATTAGGGAACTaactgaacaaaaaacaatagaCAATAAGAGGATTAGAGAGCAGGCCAGCGATTCATCGCCTCGAAATTTGCTCTCATTTATCACTACAATTTTGAGGACATTTCAATGTCAGTGTGACTCAGTCTGCCAGGTGGTTAGCCATCTTCCATatcttgtgttgtgtttgttttttttatttcaggcaaGTCTATTATAGAATAATAGTGATTTTTGTTGTGTCTAACAGGACCCACCCGTACTCTCTTTATCCTCTTTGTAtcccccccttctctctctataCCATCGTCACTTTGAATGTCTTACCTGTTTACTACACGTCAGCAAAACCTTTACCCTTCTTATTCTTTCAAATAATCCCATTTGAACGTCACAATCGCATCGTACGTACCTTTTTAATCGATTAAAGAACCAGGACGGATCTGTTGCTCCGTTTGTTTGTCTGTCCACAGGCTTTGTTTCGAGGATAACGCTGTATGAACTACTCCAGCACAGCAGTCTCTTATTTTGTTCTGTTCCgtcctgtctctgtctctcgctctcccCCCACCCAATcttcccttcttttctttcacacTGTTTGTTTCCTTCTTTAGTCAAAAGGCGGGACTGTACACGTCAAATCGGCAAAGTCGGCCCCCTATTGGTCACGCTTGATGTGAGGGCGGTGAAATGGGCTGAACGGAAATGTCATTTGAAGAAAAAGTATTCGTTTACCACATATGTCCTGATGACTAATGATCTTTGAAGCTACTACTACTGCATCATGGAAAAGTGTCCACGGACAAGCAGATGATGAAATGAAAGTCGGGGCCAGAAATGTTGCAATCAACACGATAACAAATCCTCAAAGTGGCCATGCCAGTGCATGAACAGTAAACAAAGTGTCCTTAATACCCAAACACCCTTTTATAACACTGTGATAGGACcctgctttttttgtttacaggAACCCGGAAAGTGATGATGCTCGGTGGCGGAGGCAGAACCTTTCTTTAATCGCATGGTCTAATCTCATACAAGATCTTCATCATTCAGTATATTCTGAATATCTTATATGggagggctttttttttttacttttcacatgtacattacaataCATTCATGAAGCTAACATCAGGCTCAGCCATGATAAAGCATCCCTGGATCACAAAGTGTTAAGCTTAGCTTGACGGCCCAAgattggcagcttggcaatactggggcttaaacctccaaccttctgatcagtaacccaatcTCTTGACCACTGAGCCCCCTAAATCAGACTGTTAGAAATTATTTCTAAAATTCTTTCTATTTTAGCAGCTCCCACAAATTGTGTAGATTGTGGCTGCTCTGTCCCTGGCCGGGTCTTAAATTCTAAAAAGACTGAAGAGGTGTTTGAAGAAATTGGTTCGTGTGTAAATTCTTTGAAATGTTCTAGACGTACAcgctgctttttaaaaaaatgtaaatgcttaaCCACAAAAGGGCAGTTCTTTCTCACAAGCACACCAGGGAGGAACGAGCAAATGTGCATGAATTATTCGTGCATTTGGGGATGCTGCAGAGTGAAAGATGTATTCAGTGTCATTCTTCACGCTGTCACAGGAAGTTTCGAAACACTATACTTATGCTGCCACATTCGTACGATAAAAGTGTGAAACAGtcaacaaatgtttttaatgcatgtgcttgttttaccacacacacacacagtgcataaATAAAAGAAGCTTTAAGGGGATGATGAATCAAATTTACTAAATAATGTTTTGCGATTTCCCATACAGTGAACAGGTTAAACCAATTTTCTAGTACATCCAGCCATTCAAGATATACAATAGTTAGGctatgcaatgttttttttttagtttgtattcTGGTAGACTTTGTCATTGAATGCAGGTACCCTCTAATGAACAAACTGAAAATGAAACCATAAAAAATAAGGAGGTGTTTGAAACTGTGAAGGCTGGAAATTGGGGACTTTTCTGGGGAAATATTGTGTTGGATCAGtggtacaaaaaaaagcttttacttTTGGAtgaatcaaaaatataaagtaatttgtttgggaaagataaataaatctgtatccCACCCTTTCTCTCATACTGACATCGTTTTCACACTGATATCGTTATAGCTGATCACGTTAACACACAGGCCACAGAAAGTTGAAAAGTCACAGTAAGATTATCAGGGAGCGTGAAAGACTTGTCTGAAACAAGGAAGTTATTCATGCCAAGCGAagcattttttaagatttaatcAGTTATGAGCAAATCATCAGCAAATTAAAAAGCAGGATCATTTGTATGTTGGTGTCTGTACTGTTTGAGATTCCGTCACGCCGAAATACGAGCTCGCATTGTGAAAATGCAGCTGGGTGGCTACACATCCATAGCGAAAGGCTTGGTGTAAAGTGACTGATGTAGATTTACTATGTGGAACTGATtgtatctgtttttttctgcctCTGCTCTTCACATGCTTTCTATCCACCTGATGTACCTGCATTCGTCTTTCTCAGAACTTGAGACGTTTTTTGCTCAGCGTCTGGACTCGTCCAGCCTCGGGGGTTATGAGCTTACTTTTCACTAGTTTTAAGATAACTGAAGAGCTATCAGTGAACCTTGTTCTGTTGACAATGGAGATGGATGTCGCATCCTATAATTTTGATTgatgaattatatatatttttttaaaagatgcatttatttatttatttgtgtcacCCTGATACTCAGATCTATaaatgatttgtaatagaaataAGATTTACATATAGTCAACTTGCTACAAGTAAAATTTTTTGCTTAAAATGCAATCTATAGTAGCATAATGGTAACCTGGATGCTTTGCAATTTCTTTGTGTATTGGATCTCTTATGGGAGGCGTAACCTGAGAGagctggcaaaaaaaataaaaaattgcaggTGTCTTaaggaaagtgtgtgtaaaagagagaaggGAGTGGGCCAGGAGTAGAGTTTAAAAACAACATGTTGAACTAGTTTTGGCCTGTTTCTGcgacagcgtgtgtgtgtgtgtgtgtgtgtgtcatctatCGTTGGGACGATAATCACTTTTGCCCTGGTGCATCCTTGTTTGCTTTGTATATAACAAAGATGACACGTCAATCAGTAACTggctctctttctctgtctttcacagGGTTAGCATTGTCTAAAGCGTCACTTCCGCAAATCCCTTTCTTTGTCACAGCTGCTTATTTGCATGTCAGGGTCAGGTGCACCACATGGTTCCCTTTCAACACCTGGACATGGTGGATGctctttattattttgcatataATTTGAATTGCACATTCGTCTTTCAGTGGGAACAGACTgcaataatatacattttaattttgcaCAATTTTGGGATTGAATAGAGAAAATCGGATTCCACCTTAATAGGTCTTCCCAAGACTTTTTACTCATATTTAGTCACAACAATGAGCTAGCTaagtgtgatttttgtttttgtttatttgaacatAAACAAGGTTCCTTGAGATGCCTCTACAGATTGTACTTGTTATTCACTGGACTGTATtgtatacaccaatcaggcaaaccattgacattataacattatgaacgGTGACGTGAACAACACTGAATTTCTCTTCatcgtggcacctgttagtgggtggatatatttattaggcagcaagtgaacattttgtcttcaaagttgacgtgttctaggcaggaaaaatgggcgcgCGCAAGGATTTCACCGAGTTCGACAAAGGCCTTGtaggatgtttctggtctgcagtggtcagcatttttaaaaatggcccaaggaaggaacagtggtgaactggggACGGGGTCACGGGCAGCTGAGGCTctatgcatgtggggagcgaaggctgacccGTGTGATCCGATTGAGTTACAGTAGCTCAAACTGATGAAGaacttaatgctgttaatgttcaacaggtcaggactgttttgccaGCTAAAGGGGGAccgacacaatattaggcagaggGTCATAATACTATGCCTAATGTCAGCCAAGTTAGACATTACCAGTGGTGTGGAGCATGCTTTAATGGTGGAACTGGGGCTTGTCTCTGGGACAGGGCCTGACTGACCCTTCCTGCTAGATTGCATGATTGATGGTGTCTGATGTTGAA
This region of Silurus meridionalis isolate SWU-2019-XX chromosome 27, ASM1480568v1, whole genome shotgun sequence genomic DNA includes:
- the zfand5a gene encoding AN1-type zinc finger protein 5a, encoding MAQETNQSPVPILCTMGCGFYGNPRTNGMCSVCYKEHLSRQQSSDRSPVSPLAGSPSSETSAMQRLESSLSKAETCAESTSEGMSAAASLPVTQQMTEMSISREEKSPSPVPNNAEAVVSQPTSSCSPLSDVAESPDSGKPKKNRCFTCRKRVGLTGFDCRCGQLFCGIHRYSDKHNCTYDYKSEAAAKIRKENPVVVADKIQRI